The Nocardioides sp. S5 genome includes a window with the following:
- a CDS encoding pentapeptide repeat-containing protein, which produces MTEAQTATGTHFRGEDWWGDDLGAARFVECTFTDLDLSEATTSGAVFERCTFHGGRFNASTHTATAFVGCDFRRTSFFDATLDGCKLVGSTFSECTLRPLTVVGGSWLGVTIRGTNLSRLDLAGVDLREADLSMSDLTLTSLARARLDRALLRQSVLDRTDLRGASLDGVDLASAVLRRTHLDLTGAVLLAELHGADVDTSA; this is translated from the coding sequence GTGACCGAGGCCCAGACAGCAACAGGCACCCACTTCCGCGGCGAGGACTGGTGGGGCGACGACCTCGGTGCCGCCAGGTTCGTCGAGTGCACCTTCACCGACCTCGACCTGTCGGAGGCCACCACCTCGGGGGCGGTCTTCGAGCGGTGCACCTTCCACGGCGGGCGCTTCAACGCCTCCACCCACACCGCCACCGCGTTCGTGGGCTGCGACTTCCGGCGTACGTCGTTCTTCGACGCCACGCTCGACGGTTGCAAGCTGGTCGGCAGCACCTTCTCCGAGTGCACGCTACGACCGCTCACCGTCGTCGGCGGCTCGTGGCTCGGGGTGACGATCCGCGGCACCAACCTCTCCCGGCTCGATCTCGCCGGCGTCGACCTCCGCGAGGCCGACCTCTCGATGTCGGACCTCACCCTCACCTCGCTGGCCCGGGCGCGGCTGGACCGCGCGCTGCTGCGGCAGTCCGTGCTGGACCGCACCGACCTGCGGGGCGCGAGCCTCGACGGCGTGGACCTCGCGTCCGCCGTGCTGAGGCGGACCCACCTCGACCTCACCGGTGCGGTGCTGCTGGCCGAGCTCCACGGGGCGGACGTGGACACCTCCGCCTGA
- a CDS encoding HNH endonuclease, which yields MDSVVHDLGVAQWEALQAAWGGCAYCGSTDGPLQRDCVLPISRGGRYTLTNIVPACRSCNASKCNDEVTGWLRRKKLDERAFLVRHAEIQAVLRPSAPGAGSEA from the coding sequence ATGGACAGCGTGGTCCACGACCTCGGCGTCGCCCAGTGGGAGGCGCTCCAGGCGGCGTGGGGCGGCTGCGCCTACTGCGGCAGCACCGACGGCCCGCTCCAGCGCGACTGCGTCCTCCCGATCTCGCGCGGCGGGCGCTACACGCTCACCAACATCGTGCCGGCGTGCCGGTCCTGCAACGCCAGCAAGTGCAACGACGAGGTCACCGGCTGGCTGCGCCGCAAGAAGCTCGACGAGCGGGCCTTCCTGGTGCGGCACGCCGAGATCCAGGCCGTACTGCGTCCCTCCGCGCCGGGTGCAGGGTCCGAAGCCTGA
- the cimA gene encoding citramalate synthase codes for MDLHGAFHVYDTTLRDGAQQEGLNLSVADKLSIARQLDDLGVGYIEGGWPGANPKDTEFFRRAAAELDLRHARLAAFGATRRAGVRAADDPLVAALRDSGAGVVTLVAKSHDRHVELALRTTLEENLAMVRDTVTHLREEGQTVFLDAEHFFDGYRGNRAYALEVLRTAAEAGAEVVALCDTNGGMLPDWVSDVVLDVIETTGARVGIHAHNDSGCAVANSLAAVAAGATHVQGCINGYGERTGNADLVTVVANLELKLDRSVLPQGLLREATRIAHAVAEVTNVPPASRQPYVGTSAFAHKAGLHASAIKVDPNLYQHLDPLVVGNDMRLLVSDMAGRASIELKGRELGYDLSDGSPEMRELVTRVTARVKEMEQHGHTFEAADASFELLLAEEVEGMRPSYFDVESWRVITETRTDGEAISEATVKLRAEGVRYVVTGEGNGPVNALDAALREAIGQAYPEVAKFELIDYKVRILDQGHGTDAITRVLIETTDGESSWVTVGVGANVIEASWGALVDGLTFGLRRQHR; via the coding sequence ATGGACCTCCACGGCGCGTTCCACGTCTACGACACCACCCTGCGCGACGGCGCCCAGCAGGAGGGCCTCAACCTCTCGGTCGCGGACAAGCTCAGCATCGCCCGGCAGCTCGACGACCTGGGCGTGGGCTACATCGAGGGCGGGTGGCCGGGTGCGAACCCCAAGGACACCGAGTTCTTCCGCCGCGCTGCGGCCGAGCTGGACCTGCGCCACGCGCGGCTCGCCGCCTTCGGTGCGACCCGCCGCGCCGGCGTACGCGCTGCCGACGACCCGCTGGTCGCGGCCCTGCGCGACAGCGGAGCCGGTGTGGTCACGCTGGTCGCGAAGTCCCACGACCGCCACGTGGAGCTCGCGCTGCGCACCACGCTGGAGGAGAACCTCGCGATGGTGCGCGACACCGTGACCCACCTGCGCGAGGAGGGACAGACGGTCTTCCTCGACGCCGAGCACTTCTTCGACGGCTACCGCGGCAACCGGGCGTACGCCCTCGAGGTGCTGCGCACCGCCGCCGAGGCCGGCGCGGAGGTGGTGGCGCTCTGCGACACCAACGGCGGCATGCTGCCCGACTGGGTCTCCGACGTGGTGCTCGACGTGATCGAGACGACGGGGGCGCGCGTGGGCATCCACGCCCACAACGACAGCGGCTGCGCGGTCGCCAACTCGCTGGCCGCGGTCGCGGCAGGTGCGACGCACGTGCAGGGCTGCATCAACGGCTACGGCGAGCGCACCGGCAACGCCGACCTCGTCACGGTCGTGGCCAACCTCGAGCTCAAGCTGGACCGCAGCGTCCTGCCCCAGGGCCTGCTGCGCGAGGCGACCCGCATCGCCCACGCCGTCGCGGAGGTCACCAACGTCCCGCCCGCCTCGCGCCAGCCGTACGTCGGCACCTCGGCGTTCGCGCACAAGGCGGGGCTGCACGCCAGCGCGATCAAGGTCGACCCGAACCTCTACCAGCACCTCGACCCGCTGGTCGTCGGCAACGACATGCGCCTGCTCGTCTCCGACATGGCCGGTCGTGCGTCGATCGAGCTGAAGGGTCGAGAGCTCGGCTACGACCTCTCCGACGGCTCGCCCGAGATGAGGGAGCTCGTCACCCGCGTCACCGCACGCGTCAAGGAGATGGAGCAGCACGGCCACACCTTCGAGGCCGCCGACGCGTCCTTCGAGCTGCTGCTCGCCGAGGAGGTCGAGGGGATGCGTCCGTCGTACTTCGACGTCGAGTCGTGGCGCGTCATCACCGAGACCCGCACCGACGGCGAGGCCATCTCGGAGGCGACGGTGAAGCTCCGGGCCGAGGGCGTGAGGTACGTCGTCACGGGGGAGGGCAACGGCCCGGTCAACGCCCTCGACGCGGCCCTGCGCGAGGCCATCGGGCAGGCCTACCCCGAGGTCGCCAAGTTCGAGCTGATCGACTACAAGGTGCGCATCCTCGACCAGGGCCACGGCACGGACGCGATCACGCGGGTGCTCATCGAGACCACCGACGGCGAGTCGTCGTGGGTGACCGTCGGCGTGGGCGCCAACGTCATCGAGGCGTCGTGGGGCGCGCTCGTCGACGGGCTGACGTTCGGCCTGCGGCGCCAGCACCGCTGA
- a CDS encoding biotin transporter BioY: protein MTATAQPETRPETTGGSSSPTRDIALVAAFAALISASAYVGAIPVGSAGVPITLQTLTVMLAGCILGPVRGFSAVTLYLALGAVGLPVFAEHSSGIGVFTGPSGGYLLSFPIAAALGGFLVAHVARERRTRALVVFACSIAASILVIHPLGILGMMLHFDVSFLEAAAWDMPFWLGDVVKTSLVAMIAAEVHRAFPQLLQRD from the coding sequence ATGACTGCCACCGCCCAGCCCGAGACCCGCCCCGAGACCACCGGCGGGTCCTCGTCGCCGACGCGCGACATCGCCCTGGTCGCCGCCTTCGCCGCGCTCATCAGCGCCAGCGCCTACGTCGGAGCGATTCCGGTCGGCAGCGCCGGCGTGCCGATCACCCTGCAGACCCTGACGGTCATGCTGGCCGGCTGCATCCTGGGTCCGGTCCGCGGCTTCTCCGCCGTCACCCTCTACCTCGCGCTCGGCGCGGTCGGCCTGCCGGTCTTCGCCGAGCACTCCTCGGGCATCGGCGTCTTCACCGGACCCAGCGGCGGCTACCTGCTGTCGTTCCCGATCGCCGCGGCGCTCGGCGGGTTCCTGGTGGCCCACGTCGCGCGCGAGCGGCGCACGCGCGCGCTGGTCGTCTTCGCGTGCTCCATCGCCGCGAGCATCCTGGTCATCCACCCGCTCGGCATCCTCGGGATGATGCTGCACTTCGACGTCTCGTTCCTCGAGGCCGCCGCGTGGGACATGCCGTTCTGGCTGGGCGACGTGGTGAAGACGTCGCTCGTGGCGATGATCGCCGCCGAGGTGCACCGCGCCTTCCCGCAGCTGCTGCAGCGCGACTGA
- a CDS encoding CbiQ family ECF transporter T component produces the protein MSDLMAGLHQPGDTVLHRLPVGAKVLGLAALSLSIVLVRDVRAAPVFLVVTLLLAALARVPLRSVWRAARGVLVIAVVAGLLQWRWYGGAKAAETFLDLLSLGLAALALTATTEVNEMVDALARWARPLRVLGVDPDRVALTVALTIGALPGTIAIARETRDAARARGLDRNPRAYLSPFVIRVVARAHESGDALHARGIGDD, from the coding sequence GTGAGCGACCTCATGGCCGGGCTGCACCAGCCGGGCGACACGGTCCTGCACCGCCTCCCCGTGGGCGCCAAGGTCCTGGGGCTCGCGGCACTGAGCCTGTCCATCGTGCTGGTCCGCGACGTCCGCGCCGCCCCGGTCTTCCTGGTCGTCACGCTGCTGCTCGCGGCGCTCGCCCGGGTGCCACTGCGGTCGGTGTGGCGCGCGGCGCGGGGCGTGCTGGTGATCGCGGTGGTCGCGGGCCTGCTGCAGTGGCGGTGGTACGGCGGCGCGAAGGCCGCGGAGACCTTCCTCGACCTCCTCAGCCTGGGCCTGGCCGCACTGGCGCTGACCGCCACCACCGAGGTCAACGAGATGGTCGACGCCCTTGCCCGGTGGGCGCGACCGCTGCGGGTCCTCGGGGTCGACCCCGACCGTGTGGCGCTGACCGTGGCGCTGACGATCGGGGCCCTGCCGGGCACGATCGCGATCGCGCGGGAGACCCGTGACGCGGCGCGGGCCCGCGGCCTCGACCGCAACCCCCGGGCGTACCTCTCCCCCTTCGTGATCCGCGTCGTCGCCCGCGCCCACGAGTCGGGCGACGCACTGCACGCCCGCGGGATCGGCGACGACTGA
- a CDS encoding sulfotransferase family 2 domain-containing protein, whose protein sequence is MIASHQHRFIFLKTRKTAGTSVEIALSKVCGPDDIITEISPEDEALRAAAGGRAPQNFASPPLPRKAYNHMGARATRDLVGAQAFDDYYTFAIERNPWDAVVSLYFWKYKDRPALPDFEAYVQEIWIEQLANNRRLYRIRGQMVLDRVLRYENLDAELGEVWDQLGLPGRPDLPRAKGNARPAGHYRELYSDASRQRVADVFADTIEAFGYEF, encoded by the coding sequence GTGATCGCGTCCCACCAGCACCGCTTCATCTTCCTCAAGACCCGCAAGACCGCGGGCACGAGCGTGGAGATCGCGTTGTCGAAGGTGTGCGGGCCCGACGACATCATCACCGAGATCAGCCCCGAGGACGAGGCTCTGCGCGCCGCCGCCGGGGGCCGTGCGCCGCAGAACTTCGCGTCACCGCCGCTGCCGCGCAAGGCGTACAACCACATGGGCGCCAGGGCCACCCGCGACCTGGTCGGGGCGCAGGCCTTCGACGACTACTACACCTTCGCGATCGAGCGGAACCCGTGGGACGCGGTGGTCTCGCTCTACTTCTGGAAGTACAAGGACCGCCCCGCGCTGCCGGACTTCGAGGCCTACGTCCAGGAGATCTGGATCGAGCAGCTCGCCAACAACCGTCGCCTCTACCGCATCCGCGGCCAGATGGTGCTCGACCGGGTCCTGCGCTACGAGAACCTCGACGCCGAGCTCGGCGAGGTCTGGGACCAGCTCGGCCTGCCGGGGCGCCCCGACCTGCCTCGCGCGAAGGGCAACGCCCGCCCCGCCGGGCACTACCGCGAGCTCTACTCCGACGCCTCGCGCCAGCGGGTCGCCGACGTCTTCGCGGACACGATCGAGGCCTTCGGCTACGAGTTCTGA
- a CDS encoding ABC transporter ATP-binding protein has product MPTIELDQASVRVPLPGRGEREVLAPTTLTLTERRVGVIGANGSGKSTLARLLNGLVRPTSGRVRVEGRDVVRDGAAVRRLVGFCFTDPAAQLVMPTCVEDIELSLRRRVADGSTRRARAMEVLAANGLADHAHDSVHSLSGGQRQLLALAGVLALEPTVVVADEPTTLLDRANTRRVGDTLFGLDQQLVLVTHDLDLAARCDRVLVVDAARVVADGSPSESIAHYTGLVDR; this is encoded by the coding sequence TTGCCCACGATCGAGCTCGACCAGGCCAGCGTCCGCGTCCCCCTTCCGGGCCGCGGCGAGCGCGAGGTGCTCGCACCCACGACCCTGACGCTCACCGAGCGTCGGGTCGGGGTGATCGGTGCCAACGGCTCGGGCAAGTCGACGCTGGCGCGGCTGCTCAACGGCCTGGTCCGCCCCACCTCGGGCCGGGTGCGCGTCGAGGGCCGCGACGTGGTGCGCGACGGCGCGGCCGTGCGCCGCCTGGTGGGCTTCTGCTTCACCGACCCGGCCGCCCAGCTGGTGATGCCGACGTGCGTGGAGGACATCGAGCTCTCGCTGCGCCGTCGCGTCGCCGACGGGTCGACGCGGCGCGCGCGGGCGATGGAGGTGCTCGCCGCCAACGGCCTGGCCGACCACGCGCACGACTCGGTGCACTCGCTCTCCGGCGGCCAGCGCCAGCTGCTCGCCCTCGCCGGCGTGCTCGCGCTCGAGCCCACCGTCGTCGTCGCCGACGAACCCACCACGCTGCTCGACCGCGCCAACACCCGTCGGGTCGGCGACACCCTCTTCGGCCTCGACCAGCAGCTCGTGCTCGTCACCCACGACCTCGACCTCGCGGCGCGCTGTGACCGGGTGCTCGTGGTCGACGCGGCACGGGTGGTCGCCGACGGCTCACCGTCGGAATCGATCGCGCACTACACCGGGCTCGTCGACCGGTGA
- a CDS encoding TetR family transcriptional regulator, with translation MAHHRSDVLAHAVTLLDAHGLSALTMRRLGAELDVQPSAIYHHFASKQALLAAVADEILARGTRPRQAVAWPDRLREVCAELRHAMLAVTDGADVVATVWAFGLGAAAPVAEMEEVLADADVPDELVAVASRTLVHYVFGHAFEEQTARQAVSLGAVERSLESLPDFDLGLDLVIDGLRARLA, from the coding sequence GTGGCCCACCATCGCAGCGACGTGCTCGCCCACGCCGTCACCCTGCTCGACGCCCACGGCCTCTCGGCGCTGACGATGCGCCGCCTCGGCGCCGAGCTCGACGTGCAGCCGAGCGCGATCTACCACCACTTCGCCAGCAAGCAGGCCCTGCTCGCCGCGGTCGCCGACGAGATCCTCGCGCGCGGGACGCGACCGCGACAGGCGGTGGCGTGGCCCGACCGGCTGCGCGAGGTGTGCGCCGAGCTGCGCCACGCGATGCTCGCAGTGACCGACGGCGCCGACGTGGTCGCCACCGTGTGGGCCTTCGGGCTCGGCGCCGCCGCCCCGGTGGCGGAGATGGAGGAGGTCCTGGCCGACGCCGACGTGCCCGACGAGCTGGTCGCCGTCGCGTCGCGGACGCTCGTCCACTACGTCTTCGGCCACGCCTTCGAGGAGCAGACCGCCCGGCAGGCGGTGAGCCTCGGCGCGGTCGAGCGCTCCCTGGAGTCGTTGCCGGACTTCGACCTCGGGCTCGACCTGGTGATTGACGGCCTGCGGGCGCGCCTCGCCTGA
- a CDS encoding NAD(P)H-dependent oxidoreductase, whose protein sequence is MTTDQQTRVAVLLGSTRAGSLNRRIAEHLRDHAPAGVTVDVVEGLDAVPFYNEEIDGETAPASATALRESVAAADRVLAVTPEYNGTMPAVLNNAIDWLSRPYGQGAIVGKPFAAIGATPTSGRTSTPATPPPSPARSSSRASSSTSRPSRATRWRTRPPCSASSVRSTRSSRTRSRSRPDPRPAVSRFVECPSTT, encoded by the coding sequence ATGACCACTGACCAGCAGACCCGCGTCGCCGTCCTCCTGGGCTCCACCCGCGCCGGGAGCCTCAACCGTCGCATCGCCGAGCACCTGCGCGACCACGCGCCCGCCGGCGTGACCGTCGACGTCGTGGAGGGCCTCGACGCCGTCCCGTTCTACAACGAGGAGATCGACGGCGAGACCGCCCCCGCGAGCGCCACCGCGCTGCGCGAGTCGGTCGCGGCCGCGGACCGCGTCCTCGCCGTCACCCCGGAGTACAACGGCACCATGCCCGCGGTGCTCAACAACGCCATCGACTGGCTCTCGCGCCCCTACGGCCAGGGCGCCATCGTCGGCAAGCCCTTCGCGGCCATCGGCGCCACCCCCACGAGTGGTCGCACGAGCACGCCCGCCACTCCGCCACCATCGCCGGCGCGGTCGTCGTCGAGGGCATCGTCGTCGACGAGTCGGCCGTCGCGGGCGACCCGCTGGAGGACGAGGCCGCCGTGCAGCGCTTCCTCGGTGCGCTCGACGCGCTCGTCGCGCACGAGGTCGAGGTCGCGGCCTGATCCCCGCCCGGCCGTGAGTAGGTTCGTGGAGTGCCCCTCCACGACCTGA
- a CDS encoding helix-turn-helix domain-containing protein: MTRLLPMAGEPAPERADAARNREAILAAALRLVQARGVDCVTMENVASEAGVGKGTVFRRFETREGLMAAVLNESETAWQASVISGPPPLGPGAPPLDRLLAFGHSRLRTNVTHAALIKAATGSSSARSRAAASFAVMHVRHLLGELGVSGDLLLLSIALLAPLDVVVVEQQQADDISLERIEVGWDDLVRRVVG; encoded by the coding sequence GTGACCCGACTGCTCCCGATGGCCGGCGAGCCCGCTCCCGAGCGGGCCGACGCTGCGCGCAACCGCGAGGCCATCCTCGCAGCCGCGCTGCGCCTGGTGCAGGCCCGAGGGGTCGACTGCGTGACCATGGAGAACGTCGCCTCCGAGGCGGGCGTGGGCAAGGGCACCGTCTTCCGGCGCTTCGAGACCCGCGAGGGCCTCATGGCAGCGGTGCTCAACGAGTCCGAGACCGCATGGCAGGCGAGCGTGATCTCCGGTCCGCCACCGCTCGGACCCGGCGCTCCCCCGCTGGATCGGCTGCTGGCCTTCGGCCACTCCCGACTGCGGACCAACGTCACCCATGCCGCGCTCATCAAGGCCGCGACCGGGTCGAGCTCGGCGCGCTCGCGGGCCGCGGCGTCCTTCGCGGTGATGCACGTGCGCCACCTGCTCGGCGAGCTCGGGGTCAGCGGCGACCTCCTCCTGCTCTCGATCGCGCTCCTGGCGCCGCTCGACGTCGTGGTCGTCGAGCAGCAGCAGGCCGACGACATCTCGCTCGAGCGCATCGAGGTCGGCTGGGACGACCTGGTGCGGCGCGTGGTGGGCTGA
- a CDS encoding amidase, with amino-acid sequence MPLHDLTALEQGDAVRNGDVSPLELVEHYAGRASDPVRGAVGAFVTTTHDQAREHARRLMTAGRPTDAGPLWGVPTGIKDLHPTAGVRTTFGSAAYDDFVPDASDDLVLTVEAAGMPSLGKTSTPEFGSPCYTEPDVAPPSVTPWDTTRTAGGSSGGAAAAVAAGLLPVAPGSDGGGSIRIPASCCGLVGLKPSRGRISGAPRYGDPVGLATPGTLARTVRDAAALLDVLAGRRVGDPFWAPPPSGTFLEACDREPGRLRVARFVAPVIADVEVHPASVAAWDDASRLLASLGHDVEDVPVPIPHDAVADFEACWAVLTALSAAPPGREDRLRPLTRWLSARGHGVSGPEFGLAIGRLRQHAAAALAALAAYDVVLTPTLASPPVPVGSLRDDADPERDFEAQKAFTPWTSAWNVTGMPAVSLPLHWTDDGLPVGVMLAARPAEEELLLSVSAQVEVAAPWADRRPPGW; translated from the coding sequence GTGCCCCTCCACGACCTGACCGCGCTCGAGCAGGGCGACGCCGTGCGCAACGGTGACGTGTCGCCGCTCGAGCTGGTCGAGCACTACGCCGGGCGTGCCTCTGATCCCGTTCGTGGGGCAGTGGGTGCGTTCGTCACGACCACCCACGACCAGGCGCGCGAGCACGCCCGCCGACTGATGACGGCGGGACGCCCCACGGACGCAGGTCCGCTCTGGGGCGTCCCGACCGGCATCAAGGACCTCCATCCCACCGCGGGGGTGCGCACCACCTTCGGCTCGGCGGCGTACGACGACTTCGTGCCCGACGCGTCCGACGACCTCGTCCTCACCGTCGAGGCCGCCGGGATGCCGAGCCTGGGCAAGACGAGCACGCCGGAGTTCGGGTCTCCCTGCTACACCGAGCCCGACGTCGCCCCGCCGTCCGTGACGCCGTGGGACACCACCCGCACCGCCGGCGGTTCGTCCGGCGGGGCCGCCGCCGCGGTCGCCGCCGGCCTGCTGCCGGTCGCGCCCGGCTCCGACGGCGGCGGGTCGATCCGGATCCCGGCCTCCTGCTGCGGGCTGGTCGGCCTCAAGCCGTCGCGCGGGCGGATCAGCGGTGCGCCGCGCTACGGCGACCCGGTCGGGCTCGCCACGCCGGGCACGCTCGCCCGCACCGTCCGCGACGCCGCCGCGCTGCTCGACGTCCTGGCCGGGCGGCGGGTGGGCGACCCCTTCTGGGCGCCACCGCCCAGCGGCACGTTCCTCGAGGCCTGCGACCGGGAGCCGGGCCGCCTGCGGGTCGCCCGCTTCGTCGCCCCCGTCATCGCGGACGTCGAGGTGCACCCCGCGTCCGTGGCCGCGTGGGACGACGCCTCCCGACTGCTCGCGAGCCTCGGCCACGACGTCGAGGACGTCCCCGTGCCGATCCCGCACGACGCGGTCGCCGACTTCGAGGCCTGCTGGGCGGTGCTCACCGCCCTCTCCGCCGCACCTCCCGGACGCGAGGACCGGCTGCGTCCGCTGACCCGCTGGCTCTCCGCGCGCGGCCACGGCGTCAGCGGACCGGAGTTCGGCCTGGCCATCGGCCGCCTGCGCCAGCACGCCGCTGCGGCGCTCGCCGCGCTGGCGGCGTACGACGTCGTCCTCACGCCCACCCTCGCGAGCCCGCCCGTGCCCGTGGGGTCGCTGCGCGACGACGCCGATCCCGAGCGCGACTTCGAGGCGCAGAAGGCCTTCACCCCGTGGACCAGTGCGTGGAACGTCACCGGCATGCCGGCGGTCTCGCTGCCGCTGCACTGGACCGACGACGGCCTGCCGGTCGGCGTGATGCTCGCGGCCCGTCCGGCCGAGGAGGAGCTGCTGCTCTCGGTGTCCGCGCAGGTCGAGGTCGCGGCGCCCTGGGCGGACAGGCGCCCGCCCGGCTGGTGA
- a CDS encoding DUF6264 family protein, protein MSEQATYADRTRAVSPADRVVTVLLLVGLAVLVPIAGFMGLLTSMASDGCMANACNADLMSVGIFTSALSPAVVFLVALAWVVRRWRRARSTWWIPLVALVAGAVVWFGGALITFSAVG, encoded by the coding sequence GTGAGCGAACAGGCGACGTACGCCGACCGGACGCGTGCGGTCTCGCCGGCCGACCGCGTCGTCACCGTCCTGCTCCTCGTCGGCCTCGCGGTGCTCGTGCCGATCGCGGGCTTCATGGGCCTGCTCACCTCGATGGCCTCCGACGGCTGCATGGCCAACGCCTGCAACGCCGACCTGATGTCGGTGGGGATCTTCACCTCGGCGCTCTCGCCCGCCGTGGTCTTCCTGGTGGCCCTCGCGTGGGTGGTCAGGCGGTGGCGCCGCGCCCGCTCGACCTGGTGGATCCCGCTCGTCGCGCTGGTGGCGGGCGCCGTGGTCTGGTTCGGTGGCGCGCTGATCACCTTCAGCGCCGTCGGCTGA
- a CDS encoding serine/threonine-protein kinase, with protein sequence MTTSPKAPPPGLTVGGYALRARLGEGGMGVVHLGQKPGERPVAIKVLRPHVVGDDEARRRLAREVSSLTRVRSRRIAEIVDADPWGEIPYVATRYVPGLSLHDHVQEEGALSGDDLLWFADCLAEAIEAVHAVGVLHRDIKPSNVIMEGRTPILIDFGLARVAEDSRITMNGWLLGTPGYLAPEILYGDDASAASDVHAWAATVAYAGTGRAPFGRGPSVAIMDRVRRGEHDLSGLDPKVLPLVEEALAPAAEDRPSLEEVRDWLEDLADPEALVEDDRPRERFAASPVTLPYAAVAHEDAAAPTRVGTGVAPRPTGSHPSEPVHWSDEWDAQDDDTHHDLPAHGWGDDGTVPHRQTRVLPDGTTEYVADYGPPVRERAPAAERLRRSGTLLALGGVVAGGITVAPYLALAVLFIGVWLLRSGSMAASSVGNRRSRRGIKWYDGIQLLLAAPWHVVAGLGGTLLLLLWSLGIAAAIALLCFAASLSMLTSLGAIGVSFAVGLWWGPGSERLRSPVHRVVDPLARQGVPWLLVTLLVAAGASGLGAAASAQGTSWAPDDAAPLSDVRLPGWL encoded by the coding sequence GTGACGACGTCCCCGAAGGCGCCGCCGCCGGGTCTGACCGTGGGCGGCTACGCGCTGCGTGCCCGCCTCGGCGAGGGTGGCATGGGCGTGGTCCACCTCGGGCAGAAGCCGGGGGAGCGGCCCGTCGCGATCAAGGTGCTGCGCCCCCACGTCGTCGGCGACGACGAGGCCCGCCGCCGGCTGGCCCGCGAGGTCAGCTCCCTGACCCGGGTCCGCAGCCGCCGCATCGCCGAGATCGTCGACGCCGACCCGTGGGGCGAGATCCCCTACGTCGCCACCCGCTACGTCCCCGGCCTCTCGCTGCACGACCACGTGCAGGAGGAGGGTGCGCTCTCCGGCGACGACCTGCTCTGGTTCGCCGACTGCCTCGCCGAGGCCATCGAGGCCGTCCACGCCGTCGGCGTGCTGCACCGCGACATCAAGCCGTCCAACGTGATCATGGAGGGGCGCACCCCGATCCTCATCGACTTCGGGCTCGCCCGCGTCGCCGAGGACTCCCGCATCACCATGAACGGCTGGCTGCTCGGCACCCCGGGCTACCTCGCCCCCGAGATCCTCTACGGCGACGACGCCTCGGCCGCCTCCGACGTGCACGCCTGGGCCGCCACGGTGGCGTACGCCGGCACCGGCCGCGCACCGTTCGGCCGCGGGCCGTCGGTGGCGATCATGGACCGCGTGCGCCGAGGCGAGCACGACCTGTCCGGCCTCGACCCGAAGGTGCTGCCGCTGGTCGAGGAGGCGCTGGCCCCCGCCGCGGAGGACCGCCCGTCGCTGGAGGAGGTGCGCGACTGGCTCGAGGACCTCGCCGACCCCGAGGCCCTTGTCGAGGACGACCGGCCGCGCGAGCGCTTCGCCGCCAGCCCCGTCACGCTGCCGTACGCCGCCGTGGCGCACGAGGACGCCGCCGCCCCGACCCGCGTCGGCACGGGCGTCGCGCCCCGACCGACAGGGTCGCACCCGTCGGAGCCGGTGCACTGGTCGGACGAGTGGGACGCGCAGGACGACGACACCCACCACGACCTCCCGGCCCACGGCTGGGGTGACGACGGGACGGTCCCGCACCGACAGACGCGCGTGCTGCCCGACGGCACCACCGAGTACGTCGCCGACTACGGTCCGCCGGTGCGCGAGCGCGCCCCGGCCGCGGAGCGCCTGCGCCGCTCCGGCACCCTGCTCGCCCTCGGCGGGGTCGTCGCCGGCGGCATCACCGTCGCCCCCTACCTCGCGCTCGCCGTCCTCTTCATCGGCGTCTGGCTGCTGCGCAGCGGCTCGATGGCGGCCAGCTCGGTCGGCAACCGCCGCAGCCGCCGCGGGATCAAGTGGTACGACGGCATCCAGCTGCTGCTCGCCGCGCCGTGGCACGTGGTGGCCGGCCTCGGCGGCACGCTCCTGCTCCTCCTGTGGAGCCTGGGCATCGCCGCCGCGATCGCCCTGCTCTGCTTCGCCGCGTCCCTCTCGATGCTGACCTCGCTGGGCGCCATCGGCGTCTCCTTCGCCGTCGGCCTGTGGTGGGGACCTGGCTCGGAGCGGCTGCGCTCGCCGGTCCACCGGGTCGTCGACCCGCTCGCCCGGCAGGGCGTGCCGTGGCTGCTCGTCACCCTCCTCGTCGCTGCCGGTGCCTCCGGCCTCGGCGCCGCGGCCTCGGCGCAGGGGACGTCGTGGGCGCCCGACGACGCGGCGCCGCTCAGCGACGTACGCCTCCCCGGCTGGCTCTGA